Proteins encoded by one window of Panicum virgatum strain AP13 chromosome 7N, P.virgatum_v5, whole genome shotgun sequence:
- the LOC120680612 gene encoding transcription factor TGA9-like, translating to MSATSIRPAGALPSWLQPRPRPPLLGWVMARPPAINPPATPRPRGASEPCRPSDRTGMEPDAATRRRFRLWLRGLRSLRGDLRSARWSDDQAQLGTLVGRFVAHMEAYCAARAELDPVLWLSAPWASAAERGAAYWLAGWRPTTLVHLLYTESGRRLEAQLPDLLLGVRPGNLGDLGPAQLARVDALHRRAVAEEDALSREMARVQEGHGGVVTAGMALDAAALVARVGAVLRGADALRVRTMRQAVEILRPAQAAELLIAAADLEIGFREFGLKYGSGRDE from the coding sequence ATGTCCGCCACCTCAATACGCCCGGCCGGCGCGCTACCTTCCTGGCTGCAGCCACGGCCTCGGCCCCCTCTCCTCGGCTGGGTCATGGCGCGGCCACCCGCTATAAATCCGCccgccacgccacggccgcgcGGCGCCAGCGAGCCTTGCCGCCCGTCGGATCGGACGGGAATGGAACCGGACGCCGCGACCCGACGACGCTTCCGCCTCTGGCTGCGCGGGCTGCGGTCTCTGCGCGGCGACCTCAGGTCCGCCCGCTGGTCCGACGACCAGGCCCAGCTGGGCACCCTGGTGGGCCGCTTCGTGGCTCACATGGAGGCCTactgcgccgcgcgcgccgagtTGGACCCGGTGCTGTGGCTGTCCGCGCCGTGGGCCAGCGCCGCGGAGCGCGGCGCCGCCTACTGGCTCGCCGGGTGGCGCCCGACCACGCTGGTCCACCTGCTCTACACCGAGTCCGGGCGCCGCCTCGAGGCGCAGCTCCCGGACCTGCTGCTGGGCGTGCGGCCGGGGAACCTCGGCGACCTCGGCCCCGCGCAGCTGGCGCGGGTCGACGCCCTGCACCGGCGCGCGGTGGCCGAGGAGGACGCGCTGTCGCGGGAGATGGCGCGGGTGCAGGagggccacggcggcgtggtCACCGCCGGGATGGCGCTGGACGCGGCCGCGCTGGTGGCACGGGTCGGGGCGGTGCTGCGCGGAGCGGACGCGCTGCGGGTGCGCACGATGCGGCAGGCGGTGGAGATCCTGCGGCCCGCGCAGGCGGCGGAGCTGCTCATCGCCGCCGCAGACCTGGAGATCGGCTTCCGCGAGTTCGGGCTCAAGTACGGCTCCGGCCGCGACGAGTAA